A window of Gossypium hirsutum isolate 1008001.06 chromosome D13, Gossypium_hirsutum_v2.1, whole genome shotgun sequence genomic DNA:
TCAAGTTTCTGCAATACCTGCATTACCCAAATGAGAAGGAATCCGCAATTTTACTCCTACCACACACTCTAACAGATACGGGTCCGATAAATAATATATCTAGAATCCGTACACATCTCAACAATATATCAATCTTTTCCAAGCTAGGAATAAAACTATGTGAAGCGAATTTACCTATAATCTTTCCTCGGGATTCCATAGGGGATTGACTCCACATGATAATTAGACTGACCGGTTGCCAAAGCAGTGACTTGCGTACCACCAAAGGCATGTAATGGAAGGCTCTGGAAGCTTGCCGTCCCAGTCCCACCACCACTGGTAGTACTACCAGAAACAGTCAATGATGTCACAGTAGATAATGACTGTGCCATAGTTTGTGATTCCACAGGCTTTCTTGAACGGTTACGGCCACGGTGCATATGGCGCTCGCAATACTTTGAGTCCGGATACGCATCTTTGGAACACCGCCATTTCTTGCCATCGGTCCTCCTACATCGTCCTGGCTCCGGATCCACCTTCTTCCCATAAAAGGAACAATACCCCACTGCAATATTACACTCAATTCAGATTCAtaacaaagtttttcattaacAAATGGAACAAAACATGAATGAACGTAGGTTCCAAGTTTAACAACATACGAAACCAACAATATAATAGATTCTAACAATGATGTTACAAAGAACAAATTTCTATATAACAAATATCAGAATCTAATCATCAAAACAAAAATAtcagaaaatgaataaaaaaggtGAAAAGTGATGCAACATTTGTTGATTAAGACATCAAAAAACCAAACATGTCTGGAATTTAGctgtaagatttttttttttttttgggtgagTGAATCGGTATGAAAAAACAAGGGAAAGGGACCAATCTTTCtccttaaaatgtgattttaatgttattaaaagTCAATTTAGATTATCCATTGGAACTATGAAATAATCAAATAGTCCACTCATAATATCAAAAATTTTATCTTAAAACTCATTTAAAATGGGCAAATCGTTGCTTGAAACTGAgccatcttttttttattttgtttatattttacttttaaaaactataaaaaaaaagaagaagaagaagaagaaagtttaaagcatttcaaaattcaaaaccccccaaaaaaattcAGTTTTTTTAAACAAGAAAACACCCAATCAATAAACAAGATTCctcaaatcaaaacaaaacaaacccAGAAAAGaagggagaagaaaaaaaaatcaaaacatcaaatctttagaaatttataaaataaataaataaaggagagGGTTTTAAAGAAGATGctaagaagaagaaggagaaaagaaaaaaaaaatattatgcttACTGGTAGGGTGGTGAAAGAACCTTTGAGATATGGACTCAAAGCTCTTCTGAATAGGGAGCACAAGATCAGGTGGCACTGGCAAACCTGCCATCATATACTTAAAGATCAAAGCTTGATGTTCCAGCTCCTGCCACTGTGACACTGTAAATGGTGATGATGACGACCTCATTGCTACCATCCCCACACCGGCACTCTCAGCCCCCCCACCACCTCCACCACCGCCACTATTCATCCTTCAACCACCACCCAAGAAACTTGTACTTAATAAATTATACAACAACACTGGTACAAGAGGGcaaaagaaaacaataaaaaaagaaaagaaaagctcgaTTTGCCcactatttttcttttctattccAACAGGATAAGTTTTTTAAAGCCACAAACTAAaagatttatatgaataaatattcaTAATGATGTTTGGGTAATTATTGGTTAATTAAACCATTGTTGCATTAAGAATgcactttaaaattaattaggtAATTAAGGTGTGGTTGGTTTAACttgagttgatttgattaaatattaatgGTGTAATAAAGGAAGTTCCTTAAAAAGGACAAGAGAAGAGCTGTCTGTCTGAATGGGAAttgtttgtttgttgttgttGGGAAGAGGTAAGTGTTTGTCTTAAGATGAAGTGATGTCAATTATGGCAACTAGTCAATTCTTGATAAAGAGAATACATTATTTATTCATaatttcctcttttatttttatccactcccatttcttttttttttattataaatgagttaaaattttgttttgttttgttttcttttcttttaaaaaaaattcatgttttgttttattccaattagatttgagatttatttttattcaatgttaaaacatttttttctaataactacacttttaatatttgaatttgtattgtcaattgagtcttaattcaaTTAGTATGAGTACTGTTGTCAAAACGTGAGctcaattatatcaaaaaatGTATTATCTTCATATTTATGAATTGAAGAGGGGATACGGGTAGTTTTAGTATCTTACCGAAACGGTTAACCcttctaaaaaaagaaaaagaggaagaaTCATCATCAATCACTTAGGCGTAAGTcactaataaaaaatattattgcaTATGATCCTCGTTAcaagaaagggagaaaaaaaatgaagcaagatatcaattaaaaaaatgttacatGTTTTTAACGGACCTCACATACATTTtggataaaatgaaaaaaaatatttgataatttagataccatttttatataaaaaaaaattaagtagcTAAGAAAAATGGTATAATTTGAGAATTcgtttgattaaaatatttaaatttattttatttttaacatttttataaattctTACCATCGAAAGTTTTATAAGAACCTTTTGTAAAATACTTTTACTCTGATGATGTGAGTTTTTAATAGTTAGGACCCACTACAGCTTTAAGTTAGCTGGCAAACTTGAAGTAATAAAGGAATTAGTATATgtgtaaaaagaaaaaatgaaatcaGAAAATAACTTAACCCTTTTTATTAACTTTCACAGCCTTTTTTCTTTAATCTTCTTAGGGACAATTGGGATAAGTACATGATCTGAAAATGTGCGATTAAAAATTGCAAGTCAGATTAACTAAATAAATTTGGTAAttctaaattgatataataaattaGTTTCACATGTCAAATTGACACGTGTTTAACGATGGAGTCAACGGTACAAGTGGACTTTAAGTCAATTTGTGAACCTTAGCTTGGTGAACTTTTAGACTAGGCATCTTCGCTAAAACTATACGAGGACCATGCGGAGGTTCAGGGTAATTGATTGTCAATCATCCTAAAATGTCTTATCGTAGTATATAGCATCAGTGTCACTACCAAGGATATCAAATCAGACTTTTGTGTTCATTGGCCTCAAAATAAAAAGGTCACGCAAACAGCTTATGCACGTACTCTTTCCTCAACTCCTAAACTCTCCCATCAAAAGATCTTCTTTTCGTCCTTTACCATCCTGATACTATCACTATCTTCCTCCCTTATTAATCTTACGGGTTAGCATTAATATTAATACTACTGTTTAAAATGTAAGTTTCACAATATAACAAAGTGAGAAAATTTAAGtctaaattcatatataaatattgtttatatcaatagtataaatataaatacaacataaatataattatttcgaTATATTTATAGATACACTACCAATGAATCACaaacaattgttttttttttaaatttaacataaataacaCTATTATTAATGAGGTAGGATATCTAATTCAGTGATAACgtatataacatttttttatgaaGATACGAGAAATCGAATCAAACAAAATCTATTAAATAACAATCCTAGACATTGTCCTACCCTCTTAATCGGCTTGCAGCAAATGAGTTAGTTCCTCCAGTGGTTGGTGCAGCATATGGGGAGCCTTGTTCTCGTCTTATTGCCAATTGAGCCATACAGTCTGCCGTCCTATTCGCCTCCCTGTAAACATGCACCACCGTTACCTGCCTTTCCTTTCTTAACAGGTCCTTAACTGATCGAGCCAATTTGCTAGATGGTACCCTCCCAAAGCTTTTTGTTAATGTCTTAACTACCTCTAAACTATTTGATTCTAGGATCAACTGATGAAACCCCATCAACCAAGTTGCAAACAACTTATCATACATACCCTAGTACTCAGTTTCTAATGTTGTAGTGCTATCTTTATTCTTGGTAAAACCAGTGGTCTATTCTCCTTGatgtgttggatctggtgccctaagtgtagtatatttatttctatatttgTATTTTCTCAAAcatattggtttaataaaattatctataaattaaattaatatcctttgtatattgttctcaatggtttttgcatgcaaagcaaaatggaagtaaATATTAGTTCATTGGTTATCTAACGTTTAATTAATACTAAACGGTATTACATGGTCGGATCATAATACAGAAGTCGTTtttcatacactttctaaatattttttttaaaatttaaattcattaattcattcaatgaatggaACCATACAAATCAGGGAGAAAAATAGTAAACACGCATCGTAGATGGTAAAAGACAAGCTTCATCAACACAACAAAGGCTTTAACCTTAGCATCAATAGACCATTATGACACGTTGACAATtggctttgtcacaactcaagcacgacatatctGGAGTGATTACAAGCATTTAATACGATAAGGAAATTAGACTCGGATGGTTCAAAGAGGCGagcaaaaatcaacaaaagaatcgagcattcaccaaactagagaggatgacaacaaaatcatccctaaaattacttataaaattaaGATTACATGCATAAGTAAGACTAACAAACATGCTacaaaagcaaacaaaaacttctaaaattgaagacttattaaacaatagaaaaacaaacaaacaaaaacttATAAAACATAAGACAACATAGATCTGAATCGactcgtgaaatcatttattattctaaaacaCTCTCAAAATAGAAACATGTTAAGAAGCTGATGAATAGCCACTCATTTTCTAAGAAAACTACTGGTGGCCGGTAGAGTTTTAGCGAACGATAGGCACCGTTAtctgtccatcacaacttgtgaagacagTAAAGATACCTACAAAATATATCTACACTGAAAAAAGAGAAGACATGTGGAgtaaatgagaaagaaaaaaaaaagagttgatgGGAGGGGAAATAAGGTGAGCAATAACCATCTAGAGGCTAACTGCACCACTAGGCAAAACAAAATATAAGATGCAAAAGACGTTAGAaaagtttttagaatttttttttctaagtcGAGTtaactttctaaatatttttactttttaataaagGCTACATAATTCGAAATTATGGTAGGTTAATAATATTGTAATAATTAAAGGTGGTCTAATATTTATAGAAAATAAGTTTTGGGTTAATTATTTTCCCTATATACCCTTATATTAATTAAGAAAGAGGTTTTTGGGGGGTTGAGATTaagaatgaaattgaaagtcaatGAGCTGACAAAAATATTATTGATGTAAGATTTTGATGGTACTTTAGTATCATAATTGGGTGATAAATTTGTACTAGGATTACCGCACATAACGTTGTGCATTTAAGGAACAATTACCAATCCAACTTTGTGAGTTTTAAATCTTAGCTTTGTCCTCCATGTGATACATATTTTTAACCTCATACAACTatgaatatattaattataaaaaaaattacaggaTATTCAAGTTTTACGTTTGTTTTCAAGACTTAGCTTAACAttgtttttgagaaaaaaaaattttaagaagaaattaaaatttttaattttcgaaaaaaaaagtattttgggGTCAATTTTTGGTTTGAggagtatttttttttctctcaaaaatgTTTCTTAGAAACAATATTAAACACAGCCTAAATTATATATAAAGCCAAGGTTGGTGGTTCGAGCTACCAACTGAGATGTCTTCCTTCGAAAACTGTATACGGCTTACATTCAGATATTCGAATAATTTCTATATACTCATTTATAGAATAATTATATCCTCTTGAGAATCACCCAATCTCCTCTTTTCCAATCCTAAATCTTACACAATAAACTACAAATGGAGCTTGACTTTGAAGCTATTACTATTATTCTTCAAAGCAGATTTTAGATCTAAATTTGAacctcttttttttaataaataataaagaagtgtaaattaaaaagtaaaacataAGAATGGTGAGCTGTCCAAATCTAGTACGTACACACCATCAATTAGCTTTAGGAAAAATGAGAACCCCTAATAATTTGTTCCCTCACCCACTCACTGTCACCCCTTTACCTGACAACACCAACCTCACATTATGGGCTGGACCCAAGGCCCAATACTACCAACCGGCTACACCCGGTCACTCACCCTGTTTGTTGGAAATGAGGTGACATGTTTCATTCCCTCCGACCATTTATGCCTTTGTGTTCAATTttgctcttctttttttttaaatatacagAGTTTGATATGTctgtaaaattttcattaatgtggttatataatataattaaagcaaatgtaaattatcaaaaataaaaaaaaaaaccatattcTAGATTAGGGGGTAAAATCTGAGTATGAATACTGAAATATAATCATAGGAGTGAGGCAGGTAAAGGCAATAACA
This region includes:
- the LOC121225139 gene encoding growth-regulating factor 4 encodes the protein MNSGGGGGGGGAESAGVGMVAMRSSSSPFTVSQWQELEHQALIFKYMMAGLPVPPDLVLPIQKSFESISQRFFHHPTMGYCSFYGKKVDPEPGRCRRTDGKKWRCSKDAYPDSKYCERHMHRGRNRSRKPVESQTMAQSLSTVTSLTVSGSTTSGGGTGTASFQSLPLHAFGGTQVTALATGQSNYHVESIPYGIPRKDYRSQGIKPDAGGHSFISEALGSNRDTWPLMQSRVSSFPQSKSDGNPVLLNDYPQHSFFSDFNSGETVKPEGQSLRPFFDEWPKTRDTWSALEDDRSNQTSFSTTQLSISIPMASSDFSTTGSHSPHGEFQTP